One window of Desulfarculus baarsii DSM 2075 genomic DNA carries:
- a CDS encoding energy transducer TonB, translating to MEKNLEGHDQLGWALAVSLAVHVVVAAAVILWPASQPDRQFFSPAYQVALVSGAALPSSGPPATAKKTAPPKKEMEKPKPAPKPEVKPKPDVKPKPAPPKPEPKPEPKEAIGSKKTVEPKRVKREVKKAEPEPSYEDVLDQRLKKIKSKAESRRQSEQLDDALSAIESKVQAGGGATGPSGAVAMPGGGELSTRFMLYYTEVWERIRRAWVLPEALAGDTSGAMAVVALRINRDGSLNKFWLEESSGNVRLDQSALRAVERAAPFPPLPADLLGPYHEVGLRFRPEDAGQ from the coding sequence GTGGAAAAAAATCTCGAAGGGCACGATCAGCTCGGTTGGGCCCTGGCCGTCAGCTTGGCGGTGCACGTCGTCGTGGCCGCGGCGGTGATCTTGTGGCCGGCCAGCCAGCCGGACCGGCAGTTTTTCTCGCCGGCCTATCAGGTCGCCCTGGTCAGTGGGGCCGCGCTGCCCAGCAGCGGGCCGCCGGCAACGGCCAAAAAAACGGCCCCGCCCAAAAAAGAGATGGAAAAACCCAAGCCGGCGCCCAAACCCGAGGTCAAACCCAAGCCGGATGTCAAGCCCAAGCCGGCGCCGCCAAAACCCGAACCCAAACCCGAGCCCAAGGAGGCCATCGGCTCCAAAAAGACCGTGGAGCCGAAACGGGTCAAGCGCGAAGTGAAAAAGGCCGAGCCCGAGCCATCTTACGAAGATGTGCTGGACCAGCGGCTGAAGAAGATAAAATCCAAGGCCGAGAGCCGCCGGCAGAGCGAGCAGCTCGATGACGCCCTGTCGGCCATCGAGTCCAAGGTCCAGGCCGGCGGCGGGGCGACCGGGCCCAGCGGCGCGGTGGCCATGCCCGGTGGCGGTGAACTGTCCACGCGCTTCATGCTTTACTACACCGAGGTGTGGGAGCGCATCCGCCGGGCCTGGGTGTTGCCGGAGGCCCTGGCTGGCGACACCAGCGGGGCCATGGCCGTGGTGGCGCTACGCATCAACCGCGACGGCTCGTTGAACAAATTTTGGCTGGAGGAAAGCTCCGGCAACGTTCGTTTGGACCAATCGGCCCTGCGCGCCGTGGAACGGGCCGCGCCATTTCCGCCGCTGCCGGCGGATCTGTTGGGGCCATACCATGAGGTGGGCCTGCGCTTCCGTCCCGAGGACGCGGGCCAATGA
- a CDS encoding ExbD/TolR family protein, protein MAGGVGNNRKVLGEINVVPLVDIMLVLLIIFMVAAPMMVQGLDVSLPETDSGALKSSDDLLILSVTSQGQVYLDEFEVPLEGLSDKIKGVTSRKPRTRVYLRADKDVPYGVVVRVMAQTREAGVNDLGMVTEPEKVAAPDKKKR, encoded by the coding sequence GTGGCCGGTGGCGTCGGCAACAACCGCAAAGTCCTTGGCGAGATCAACGTGGTGCCCCTGGTGGACATCATGCTGGTGCTCCTTATCATATTCATGGTGGCCGCGCCGATGATGGTGCAGGGCCTGGATGTCAGCCTGCCCGAGACCGATTCCGGCGCGCTAAAGAGCAGCGACGACCTTCTGATCCTTTCGGTGACCAGCCAGGGCCAAGTCTACCTCGACGAGTTCGAGGTGCCGCTGGAGGGTCTCTCCGACAAGATCAAGGGCGTGACCTCGCGCAAGCCCCGGACCAGGGTCTATCTGCGCGCCGACAAGGACGTGCCCTACGGCGTGGTAGTGCGGGTCATGGCCCAGACCCGCGAGGCCGGCGTCAATGACCTCGGCATGGTCACCGAACCCGAAAAGGTCGCCGCGCCCGACAAAAAGAAGCGATAG
- the tolQ gene encoding protein TolQ, producing the protein MINYILGLISAATPALAQEIVSPAGGAAPVMESMAPAVTGSGMDIMHLIFQAGWVVKFVLFLLVLFSVISWAVIFSKLMVLRRSIKQNEQFQAMFWHAKSLGAANAQAMQLAGSPLATVFRLAYAELQKVMGLRKGRGDGLPEGLMANIKRALSRGTAAEATKLARSVTFLATCANTSPFIGLFGTVWGIMDAFSNIGALKTANLATVAPGIAEALVATATGLFAAIPAVVFFNHFNRRIQVLEAEMDTFSQDFLNLVELEVMSRQSSRETTRPTQA; encoded by the coding sequence ATGATCAACTATATCTTGGGATTGATATCGGCGGCAACCCCGGCTTTGGCCCAGGAGATCGTTTCTCCGGCCGGCGGGGCCGCCCCCGTCATGGAAAGCATGGCCCCGGCGGTGACCGGCAGCGGCATGGACATCATGCATTTGATCTTCCAGGCCGGCTGGGTGGTCAAATTCGTGCTGTTTCTGCTGGTGTTGTTTTCGGTGATAAGCTGGGCGGTGATTTTTTCCAAGCTGATGGTCCTGCGCCGCTCGATCAAGCAAAACGAGCAGTTCCAAGCCATGTTCTGGCACGCCAAGAGCCTTGGCGCGGCCAACGCCCAGGCCATGCAACTGGCCGGCAGCCCCTTGGCCACGGTTTTTCGCTTGGCCTACGCCGAGTTGCAAAAGGTCATGGGCCTGCGCAAGGGGCGCGGTGACGGGCTGCCCGAGGGCCTGATGGCCAACATCAAGCGCGCCCTCAGCCGGGGGACGGCGGCCGAGGCCACCAAGCTGGCCCGTTCGGTGACTTTTTTGGCCACCTGCGCCAACACCTCGCCGTTCATCGGCCTTTTCGGCACGGTGTGGGGCATCATGGACGCCTTCAGCAACATCGGCGCGCTGAAAACGGCCAACCTGGCCACGGTGGCCCCGGGCATCGCCGAGGCCCTGGTGGCCACGGCCACCGGCCTTTTCGCCGCCATTCCCGCGGTGGTGTTTTTCAACCATTTCAACAGACGCATCCAGGTGCTGGAGGCCGAGATGGACACCTTCAGCCAGGATTTCCTCAACCTTGTGGAGCTGGAGGTGATGAGCCGCCAGAGTTCCCGCGAGACAACGCGCCCAACCCAGGCTTAG
- a CDS encoding HAD family hydrolase, whose product MNSLERGGLFVDLDGTLADSINLMGRVFQRFLDLKGIGAQAADFTSMRGRPLSDLVEFFRERHGLDCTEKSLLDDFYDLADQVYVDETKPLPGAGLLLEAAARRGRAVALVTSARGTVARAFLRRHGFDGLVRAVVAAEHVERSKPDPQPYLLAMSILAVGPTGSLAVEDSAVGARSAMAAGLPTWIIDHNGRSDAVDLPGVRGVAGSLEQIIPFL is encoded by the coding sequence ATGAATAGCCTGGAACGCGGAGGCCTGTTCGTTGACCTGGACGGCACATTGGCCGACAGCATAAACCTTATGGGGCGGGTATTCCAGCGTTTTTTGGATTTGAAGGGCATTGGGGCCCAGGCCGCCGATTTCACTTCCATGCGCGGCAGGCCCCTGAGCGATCTGGTCGAGTTTTTTCGCGAGCGCCACGGCCTGGATTGCACCGAAAAATCGCTGCTCGACGACTTTTACGACTTGGCCGATCAAGTCTACGTCGATGAAACCAAGCCCCTGCCCGGCGCGGGACTGTTGCTGGAGGCCGCCGCGCGGCGAGGCCGGGCCGTGGCCCTGGTCACCTCGGCCCGGGGCACGGTGGCTCGGGCCTTCCTGCGCCGCCACGGCTTCGACGGCCTGGTGCGCGCGGTCGTGGCCGCCGAACACGTCGAGCGCTCCAAGCCAGACCCCCAGCCCTATCTGCTGGCCATGTCCATCCTGGCGGTGGGGCCCACGGGCTCCCTGGCCGTGGAGGATTCGGCCGTGGGCGCGCGTTCGGCCATGGCCGCTGGGCTACCCACCTGGATCATCGATCACAACGGCCGCTCCGACGCGGTCGATCTGCCCGGCGTGCGCGGCGTGGCGGGCTCGCTGGAGCAGATCATACCATTTCTATGA
- a CDS encoding lytic transglycosylase domain-containing protein: MRFIKGGLTCLTLALFLLAGGVAPAEEMGSEAGPEQVRESMPESAPLRYLPDTPKEMLLCQEKLPLDDQIMFEALDREFNIAVHDQAQVVMWMKRAHRYFPHISQQLRAAGMPDDLKYLAVAESGLLHKVGSSAGAVGVWQFMPATARRYGLRVDDWLDERRNFYKSTVAALRYLRDLHDEFGSWTLAMAGYNCGEARVRKELKEQGVTCYYDLQLPDETMRYVFRIASAKAVLEDPRKYGYALPADRLYPPIDAEPAQVSLKRLTHLRDMAKPIGSTVRRLRELNPEIRQHVLPAGNYVLLVPPGAAAKLELAAASLPACPVKQSDECRYWVVKRGDSLSLIAKRLGVSAAALRRANNIHGDKIKLGQRLVVPPK, encoded by the coding sequence ATGAGATTTATTAAAGGCGGTTTGACCTGTTTGACGCTGGCCCTGTTCCTGTTGGCCGGCGGCGTGGCCCCGGCCGAGGAAATGGGGTCGGAGGCCGGCCCGGAGCAGGTGCGCGAAAGCATGCCCGAGTCGGCTCCTCTGCGCTATCTGCCCGATACGCCAAAAGAAATGCTCTTGTGCCAGGAAAAGCTGCCCCTGGACGACCAGATCATGTTCGAGGCCCTGGACCGCGAGTTCAACATCGCCGTGCACGATCAGGCCCAGGTGGTGATGTGGATGAAGCGGGCACATCGTTATTTTCCGCATATTTCCCAACAGTTGCGCGCCGCCGGCATGCCAGATGACCTGAAGTATCTGGCCGTGGCCGAAAGCGGTCTGCTGCACAAGGTGGGCTCGTCGGCCGGGGCGGTGGGTGTCTGGCAGTTCATGCCGGCCACGGCCAGGCGCTACGGCCTGCGCGTCGACGATTGGCTGGACGAGCGGCGCAACTTTTATAAATCCACTGTGGCGGCGTTGCGTTATCTGCGCGATCTGCATGACGAATTCGGCAGTTGGACTTTGGCCATGGCCGGCTACAACTGCGGAGAGGCCAGGGTGCGCAAGGAGCTCAAAGAGCAGGGCGTGACGTGTTACTACGATCTGCAACTGCCCGATGAGACCATGCGCTACGTCTTTCGCATCGCCTCGGCCAAGGCCGTGTTGGAAGACCCGCGTAAGTACGGCTACGCCTTGCCCGCTGATCGTCTCTACCCGCCCATCGACGCCGAGCCGGCCCAAGTCAGCCTCAAGCGCCTGACCCACCTGCGCGACATGGCCAAGCCCATCGGCTCCACCGTGCGCAGGCTGCGCGAGCTGAACCCCGAGATCAGGCAACACGTCCTGCCCGCCGGGAACTATGTGCTACTGGTCCCGCCCGGCGCGGCGGCCAAGTTGGAGCTGGCGGCGGCGAGCCTGCCGGCCTGCCCGGTCAAGCAGAGCGACGAGTGCCGCTATTGGGTGGTCAAAAGGGGCGATTCGCTCAGCCTCATCGCCAAGCGCCTGGGCGTGTCGGCGGCCGCGCTGCGCCGGGCCAACAATATTCATGGCGACAAGATCAAGCTGGGCCAGCGGCTGGTCGTGCCGCCAAAATAG
- the thiL gene encoding thiamine-phosphate kinase: MSQTPPARLCEEDILRLAAELTAGAGPADGVAVGVGDDAAVLAVGGARLAVTTDMMVEGVHFDLAYASPRDVGWRVMAANLSDLAAMGATPRWGFLSLGLRPGPTPALVEGLFDGMLELARTHGLRLVGGDTVRAPALTLNLCLIGLCESGPPTLRSTARAGQAVCVSGPLGASAAGLAWLSAGRDPADALAAPAVEAHLRPRPRLALGRALAASGRLGAMMDLSDGLASDLARLCAASGVGARLEAARLPLAGGAAELATLVGADAVDWALRGGEDFELLFTCQQTDVAELARLAAQADPGAAVVKVGALTKGRGVWLLGLDGSRTEVGLQGFDHFRGDGQ, from the coding sequence GTGAGCCAGACTCCGCCCGCGCGGCTTTGCGAGGAGGACATCCTGCGCCTGGCGGCCGAACTGACCGCCGGCGCGGGCCCGGCCGACGGCGTGGCCGTGGGCGTGGGCGACGACGCGGCGGTGCTGGCGGTTGGCGGGGCCAGGCTGGCGGTGACCACCGACATGATGGTCGAGGGCGTCCACTTCGACCTGGCCTACGCCTCGCCCCGCGACGTGGGCTGGCGGGTGATGGCCGCCAACCTCAGCGACCTGGCGGCCATGGGGGCCACGCCGCGCTGGGGCTTTTTGTCGCTGGGCCTGCGGCCGGGGCCCACGCCGGCGCTGGTGGAGGGCCTGTTTGACGGCATGCTGGAACTGGCGCGGACGCACGGGCTGCGTTTGGTGGGCGGCGACACGGTGCGCGCCCCGGCGCTGACGCTCAACCTGTGCCTGATCGGTCTGTGCGAAAGCGGCCCGCCGACCCTACGCTCGACGGCCAGGGCCGGTCAGGCCGTCTGCGTAAGCGGGCCGCTGGGGGCCAGCGCCGCCGGACTGGCCTGGCTGAGCGCCGGCCGCGACCCCGCCGACGCCTTGGCCGCCCCGGCGGTGGAGGCCCATCTGCGTCCGCGGCCGCGCCTGGCCCTGGGCCGGGCCCTGGCCGCCTCGGGCCGGCTGGGGGCGATGATGGACCTCTCCGACGGCCTGGCCAGCGACTTGGCGCGGCTGTGCGCGGCCAGCGGCGTGGGCGCGCGCCTGGAGGCGGCGCGGCTGCCCTTGGCCGGCGGCGCGGCGGAACTGGCCACGCTGGTGGGGGCCGACGCAGTGGACTGGGCCCTGCGCGGCGGCGAGGATTTCGAGCTGTTGTTCACCTGCCAGCAGACCGACGTGGCCGAACTGGCCCGCTTGGCCGCCCAGGCCGATCCTGGCGCGGCCGTGGTCAAGGTCGGCGCGCTGACCAAGGGCCGGGGCGTGTGGCTGCTGGGCCTGGACGGTTCGCGCACGGAGGTCGGTTTGCAGGGCTTTGATCATTTTCGCGGGGATGGGCAATGA
- the ndk gene encoding nucleoside-diphosphate kinase, whose amino-acid sequence MERTLILIKPDAIARGLAGRILARFEEKGLKIAGMKMIQLDDAKLREHYSHLADKPFFPTICEFMSRTPVLALCLEGLEAVSVCRKLCGVTNARNAEPGTIRGDMAMSMQANLVHASDSVETAQAEVARFFGAGELFDYQPALLAYLYASDER is encoded by the coding sequence GTGGAACGCACGCTCATTTTGATCAAACCCGACGCCATCGCCCGGGGCCTGGCTGGCCGCATCCTGGCCCGCTTCGAGGAAAAAGGCCTGAAAATCGCCGGCATGAAGATGATCCAGCTTGATGACGCCAAGCTGCGCGAGCACTACAGCCATCTGGCCGACAAGCCCTTTTTCCCCACCATCTGCGAGTTCATGAGCCGCACGCCCGTGCTGGCCTTGTGCCTGGAAGGTCTGGAGGCCGTGTCCGTCTGCCGCAAACTCTGCGGCGTGACCAACGCCCGCAACGCCGAGCCCGGCACGATTCGTGGCGACATGGCCATGTCCATGCAGGCCAACCTGGTCCACGCCTCCGACTCGGTGGAGACCGCCCAGGCCGAGGTGGCCCGCTTCTTTGGCGCTGGCGAGCTGTTCGACTATCAGCCGGCCCTGCTGGCCTATCTTTACGCCTCCGACGAGCGCTAG
- a CDS encoding ABC transporter substrate-binding protein — MAVAALALGPAPAALAGSFTDELGRAVQAPERPRRIIALTPALTETLFALGLGDKVVGVTAWSDYPPQAKGLPQIGSYVAPNLERILELAPQLVLASRDGNPPELIAQLSGLGVAVYVVAPDDPLALPATLEALGRVCGAPQAGRRLAEGLRRDYAAVAARLAGVQPRPTLMVIGSSPLITAGEGSLTNRLLVMAGGHNIAQGLPGRWPTLSLEKVVEAQPEVVVLSTMERGMDRDRVMAYWRNLPGLAERPGLRVVYIDSDIIDRAGPRLGQGLMALARLIHPERFAEDRR, encoded by the coding sequence TTGGCCGTTGCGGCCCTTGCCCTGGGGCCGGCCCCGGCCGCCCTGGCCGGATCGTTCACCGACGAGCTGGGCCGCGCCGTGCAAGCGCCCGAACGCCCCCGGCGCATCATCGCCCTGACCCCGGCCCTGACCGAGACCCTCTTCGCCCTGGGCCTGGGCGACAAGGTCGTGGGCGTCACGGCCTGGTCGGATTATCCGCCCCAGGCCAAGGGCCTGCCGCAGATCGGCTCGTACGTCGCGCCCAATCTGGAGCGCATCCTCGAACTGGCCCCCCAGCTTGTCCTGGCCAGCCGCGACGGCAACCCGCCCGAACTGATCGCGCAACTGAGCGGCCTGGGCGTGGCCGTGTATGTCGTGGCCCCCGATGACCCCCTGGCCCTGCCGGCCACCCTGGAGGCCCTGGGCCGGGTCTGCGGCGCGCCCCAGGCCGGCCGGCGTCTGGCCGAGGGCCTGCGCCGCGACTACGCCGCCGTGGCCGCGCGCCTGGCCGGCGTCCAGCCCCGGCCCACGCTGATGGTCATCGGCTCCAGCCCGCTGATCACCGCCGGCGAGGGTTCGCTGACCAACCGCCTGCTGGTCATGGCCGGCGGCCACAACATCGCCCAGGGCCTGCCCGGCCGCTGGCCCACCCTCAGCCTGGAAAAAGTCGTGGAGGCCCAGCCCGAGGTGGTGGTGCTTTCGACCATGGAGCGGGGCATGGACCGCGATCGGGTCATGGCGTATTGGCGCAATCTGCCGGGGTTGGCGGAGCGGCCGGGCCTGCGCGTGGTCTATATCGACTCCGACATCATCGACCGGGCCGGGCCGCGCCTGGGCCAAGGCCTGATGGCCCTGGCCCGCCTGATCCACCCCGAACGCTTCGCGGAAGACCGCCGTTGA
- a CDS encoding FecCD family ABC transporter permease, producing MRATPVNLAWLCLVLCLLLAATFVLGLTVGTASVPLGQVWDWAMGRADTGSAAVIVGQLRLPRLLVAALAGAALSLSGAVFQGVLRNPLAEPFILGVSGGAATGAVLAISLGLAGLWAVSTFAFLGALGTMLLVMAIAGRRGGLDAASIVLTGVMVNAFFTACIMFVISTTTDQKLHSILFWLYGDLSGATMAQAALLAPVLALAGAALWLRARHLNLLSAGETAAAALGVEVGRTRFFLMIVASLLVGAAVSLSGLIGFVGLMAPHLLRMTIGHDHRLLLPGSVLFGASFLCLADTAARTLISPSSLPVGVVTAALGAPFFLLLLARRGVRWM from the coding sequence TTGAGGGCCACCCCCGTCAATCTGGCCTGGCTGTGCCTGGTTCTTTGCCTGCTGCTGGCGGCGACGTTCGTGCTGGGCCTGACCGTGGGCACGGCCAGCGTGCCGCTGGGCCAGGTGTGGGATTGGGCCATGGGCCGGGCCGACACTGGCTCGGCGGCGGTGATCGTGGGCCAGTTGCGCCTGCCGCGGCTGTTGGTGGCGGCGCTGGCCGGGGCGGCGCTTAGCCTTTCGGGGGCGGTGTTCCAGGGCGTGCTGCGCAACCCCCTGGCCGAGCCCTTCATCCTGGGCGTCTCGGGCGGGGCGGCCACGGGCGCGGTGCTGGCCATATCGTTGGGCTTGGCCGGCCTGTGGGCGGTCTCGACCTTCGCCTTTTTGGGGGCGCTGGGCACGATGCTCTTGGTGATGGCCATCGCCGGCCGCCGGGGCGGGCTGGACGCGGCCTCCATCGTGCTCACCGGGGTGATGGTCAACGCCTTTTTCACGGCCTGCATCATGTTTGTCATCTCCACCACCACCGACCAGAAGCTGCACTCCATTCTATTTTGGCTCTACGGCGATCTTTCCGGGGCGACCATGGCCCAGGCCGCCCTGCTGGCCCCGGTGCTGGCCCTGGCCGGGGCTGCGCTGTGGCTGCGCGCCCGGCATCTCAACCTGCTCAGCGCCGGCGAGACCGCCGCGGCGGCCTTGGGCGTGGAGGTGGGTCGCACGCGTTTTTTCCTGATGATCGTCGCCAGCCTGCTGGTGGGCGCGGCGGTCAGCCTCAGCGGGTTGATCGGCTTCGTGGGGCTGATGGCCCCCCATTTGCTGCGCATGACCATCGGCCATGACCATCGCCTGCTGCTGCCGGGCTCGGTGCTGTTTGGCGCTTCGTTTCTGTGCCTGGCCGACACCGCCGCCCGCACGCTCATCAGCCCCTCGTCGCTGCCGGTGGGCGTGGTCACCGCCGCCCTGGGCGCGCCGTTTTTCCTGTTGCTGCTGGCCAGGCGAGGCGTGCGATGGATGTGA
- a CDS encoding ABC transporter ATP-binding protein — MDVSAAQAPLLIGRDLHFAYGQTPVLEGVGLEVRPGRMLCVIGPNGGGKSTLLGLLSGLVRPARGRVLLDGVDIFGLPRAQVARRVGLVSQAPQLAPGLSALETVLAGRFALMGGRQFENQADLAAARQAMALTNITHLADRPAGALSGGERQRLALARALVAEPELLFLDEPTSALDLEHQISIMAMLERACRQKGLGVCLVSHDLNLAALFCDQLLLLAGGKALACGPPHAVLTPALIQKAYGLAVTIDAEPSRGRPRVTPLAPPLPPG; from the coding sequence ATGGATGTGAGCGCGGCCCAAGCGCCGCTGTTGATCGGGCGCGATCTGCACTTTGCTTATGGCCAAACGCCCGTGCTTGAAGGAGTGGGGCTGGAGGTGCGCCCCGGACGCATGCTCTGCGTGATCGGCCCCAACGGCGGCGGCAAATCGACGCTTTTGGGCCTGCTCAGCGGCCTGGTGCGGCCGGCGCGGGGCCGGGTGCTGCTGGATGGCGTGGACATTTTTGGCCTGCCCCGGGCCCAGGTGGCCCGTCGCGTGGGATTGGTCAGCCAGGCGCCCCAACTGGCGCCGGGCCTTTCGGCGCTGGAGACCGTGCTGGCCGGCCGCTTCGCCCTGATGGGCGGACGACAGTTCGAAAACCAGGCCGACCTGGCCGCCGCCCGCCAGGCCATGGCCCTGACCAACATCACGCACCTGGCGGATCGGCCGGCCGGGGCGCTTTCGGGCGGCGAACGCCAACGCCTGGCCCTGGCCAGGGCCCTGGTCGCCGAGCCCGAGCTGCTTTTTTTGGACGAACCCACCAGCGCCCTGGACCTGGAGCATCAGATCTCGATCATGGCCATGCTGGAGCGGGCCTGCCGGCAAAAGGGCCTGGGCGTCTGCCTGGTCAGCCACGACCTGAACCTGGCCGCGCTGTTTTGCGACCAACTGCTGCTGCTGGCCGGCGGCAAGGCCCTGGCCTGCGGCCCGCCCCACGCGGTGCTCACGCCGGCGTTGATCCAAAAGGCCTACGGCCTGGCGGTGACCATCGACGCCGAGCCCAGCCGGGGCCGACCCCGCGTCACGCCCCTGGCCCCCCCCTTGCCGCCTGGTTGA
- a CDS encoding efflux transporter outer membrane subunit — protein MISTRRTSTALALAGLLLAATALPGCLKVGPDYKTPETKTPASWDLPDDKFLKPDPAAIQRWWEVFGDPQLNELIVRAGQSNLDLRTAHARVKEAWANIGVVRGEIMPALSASGSYARQRGSEYAPTPGGVTFDNYQIGANASWEIDLFGRISRSIEAATADYQASEEDRVDVMVSLYAQVATTYFTIRATQAQLAATNENIQSQKQVLALTQSRFRNGLANDLDVSQAETVLASTQAEVPPLKITLAKAYSAMDLLLGQPPGASAKLLGEVEPIAQPPRMVAVGAPADILRQRPDIRRAERQLAAATARVGQDTARLYPSFSLLGNIGLASTNASDLFRSGSYLFSLGPQFNWNVFQGGAIRAQIQVRDAQTEQALLNYEQTVLSALKEAQDAQTAYVQQLARVEHLARTVSASRRTLKLGLELYKEGLTDFQSVLDAQRTLFQYDNQLAQARGEAAGNLVGLYKALGGGWRAGQHADPAQGPAIVKASADQRP, from the coding sequence ATGATTTCAACACGCCGCACATCGACCGCGCTGGCCCTGGCCGGGCTGCTCCTGGCCGCGACGGCCCTGCCGGGCTGCCTCAAGGTCGGCCCCGATTACAAAACGCCGGAAACCAAAACCCCCGCCTCCTGGGATCTGCCCGACGACAAATTCCTCAAGCCCGACCCGGCCGCCATCCAGCGCTGGTGGGAGGTCTTCGGCGACCCGCAATTAAACGAGCTGATCGTTCGCGCCGGCCAGAGCAACCTGGACCTGCGCACGGCCCACGCCAGGGTCAAGGAGGCCTGGGCCAACATCGGCGTGGTCCGTGGCGAGATCATGCCCGCCCTGTCGGCCAGCGGCTCCTACGCCCGCCAGCGCGGCAGCGAATACGCGCCCACCCCCGGCGGCGTGACGTTCGACAACTATCAGATCGGGGCCAACGCCAGTTGGGAAATCGACCTCTTCGGCCGCATCAGCCGCTCCATCGAAGCGGCCACGGCCGACTACCAGGCCAGCGAGGAAGACCGCGTCGACGTGATGGTTTCGCTCTACGCCCAGGTGGCCACGACCTATTTCACCATCCGCGCCACCCAGGCCCAGTTGGCCGCCACCAACGAGAACATCCAGTCGCAAAAACAAGTCCTGGCCCTGACCCAGAGCCGCTTCCGCAACGGCCTGGCCAACGACCTGGACGTCTCGCAGGCCGAAACCGTCCTGGCCAGCACCCAGGCCGAGGTGCCGCCGTTGAAAATCACCCTGGCCAAGGCCTACAGCGCCATGGACCTGCTCTTGGGCCAGCCGCCGGGGGCCTCGGCCAAGCTGCTGGGCGAGGTCGAGCCCATTGCCCAACCGCCGCGCATGGTTGCCGTGGGCGCGCCGGCCGACATCCTGCGCCAGCGCCCCGACATCCGCCGCGCCGAGCGCCAACTGGCCGCGGCCACCGCCCGCGTCGGCCAGGACACCGCCCGGCTCTACCCCAGCTTTTCGCTTTTGGGCAACATCGGCCTGGCCTCGACCAACGCCAGCGATCTGTTCCGCTCGGGCAGCTATCTGTTTTCGCTGGGCCCCCAGTTCAACTGGAACGTCTTCCAGGGCGGGGCCATCCGCGCCCAGATCCAGGTTCGTGACGCCCAGACCGAACAAGCCCTGCTCAACTACGAACAAACCGTGCTGAGCGCGCTCAAGGAGGCCCAGGACGCCCAGACGGCCTATGTCCAGCAACTGGCCAGGGTCGAGCACCTGGCGCGCACGGTCAGCGCCTCGCGGCGCACGCTCAAGCTGGGCCTGGAGCTTTACAAGGAAGGCCTGACCGACTTCCAGTCGGTGCTCGACGCCCAGCGCACGTTGTTCCAATATGACAATCAACTGGCCCAGGCCAGGGGCGAAGCCGCCGGCAACCTGGTCGGCCTCTACAAGGCCCTGGGCGGCGGCTGGCGCGCCGGCCAGCACGCCGATCCGGCCCAAGGCCCGGCCATCGTCAAGGCCAGCGCCGACCAGCGGCCATAG